The proteins below come from a single Mugil cephalus isolate CIBA_MC_2020 chromosome 7, CIBA_Mcephalus_1.1, whole genome shotgun sequence genomic window:
- the LOC125010264 gene encoding CPD photolyase, with amino-acid sequence MLPSIWRSSSFASAPRRFLKLVIHRIHWPSTALFLSADSFISETIMADKKRKATSAAAAPEPATKLQKKERAGGWLQSLVHQHRSDQMKEKFNKKRLRFVSEAEKIKQGSEGVLYWMLRDHRVQDNWALIHAQRLAVKENLPLHICVCLVVPKSELSTLRHYSFMLKGLEEVAKECENLNIQFHLLHGVPGDVLPGFVSDHGLGAVVTDFSPLREPLQWLKDIKKRLPKDVPIIQVDAHNVVPCWEASPKLEYAARTIRGKITKLLPEFLTGFPPVENHPHTATRTAKPVDWDKTLASLKVDRTVGEPAWAKPGTKAGLDMLESFIDERLKLFDAKRNDPNVAALSQLSPWIRFGHISAQRVALQVQHSGKSAGHSTASFIEELVVRRELTDNFCFYNKKYDSIEGAYEWAQKTLKDHAKDKRPYLYTREQLEKAKTHDKLWNAAQYQMVVEGKMHGFLRMYWAKKILEWTSSPEEALSIALYLNDRYELDGQDPNGFVGCMWSICGVHDQGWAERAVFGKIRYMNYKGCLRKFNVAQFEKKYFPKNL; translated from the exons ATGTTGCCGAGTATTTGGAGGAG CTCATCCTTTGCATCTGCACCGAGGCGATTCTTGAAGCTTGTTATTCATCGTATTCATTGGCCCAGCACCGCACTTTTCCTCTCGGCAGACTCATTCATCAGTGAAACAATTATGGCGGACAAAAAGCGCAAGGCcacatctgctgcagctgctccagagCCCGCGACCAAGCtgcagaagaaggagagggCCGGGGGGTGGCTGCAGAGCCTTGTTCATCAGCATAGGTCAGACCAGATGAAAGAGAAATTCAACAAAAAGCGCCTGCGTTTTGTGTCTGAAGCTGAAAAGATAAAGCAGGGCTCGGAGGGTGTCCTGTACTGGATGTTGAGAGACCACAGAGTACAAG ATAACTGGGCTCTGATCCATGCCCAGCGGCTTGCTGTGAAGGAGAACCTCCCTCTGCACATCTGTGTTTGCCTGGTTGTGCCGAAATCAGAACTGTCCACTCTGAGGCATTACAGCTTCATGCTGAAGGGTCTGGAAGAGGTTGCAAAG GAATGTGAAAATTTAAATATCCAGTTCCACTTGCTGCATGGTGTACCGGGGGACGTTCTCCCTGGCTTTGTGTCTGACCACGGCCTGGGGGCAGTGGTGACGGACTTCTCCCCGCTCAGAGAACCACTACAGTGGTTGAAGGACATCAAAAAGAGACTTCCCAAGGACGTTCCCATCATacag GTTGATGCCCATAATGTAGTTCCTTGCTGGGAAGCATCACCTAAACTTGAGTACGCTGCCAGGACGATTAGAGGAAAAATTACCAAGCTTTTGCCTGAGTTCCTCACTGGTTTTCCTCCAGTAGAGAACCATCCACACACTGCAACAAGAACTGCCAAA CCAGTCGACTGGGATAAAACCCTAGCGTCCCTGAAGGTTGACAGAACTGTGGGAGAGCCGGCATGGGCTAAGCCAGGCACCAAAGCAGGGCTGGACATGCTGGAGTCCTTCATTGATGAACGCCTTAAGCTGTTTGACGCCAAACGCAATGACCCAAATGTTGCCGCCCTCAGCCAGCTTTCCCCGTGGATCCGTTTCG GGCATATCTCGGCCCAGCGTGTGGCTCTGCAGGTTCAGCACAGCGGGAAGAGCGCGGGTCACTCCACCGCCTCCTTCATCGAGGAGCTCGTGGTGCGCAGGGAGCTGACTGACAACTTCTGCTTCTACAACAAGAAATACGACAGCATTGAAG GTGCATATGAGTGGGCCCAGAAGACCTTGAAAGATCATGCTAAAGACAAAAGGCCTTATCTCTACACACGTGAGCAGCTGGAGAAAGCTAAGACACACGACAAGCTGTGGAACGCGGCTCAG TACCAGATGGTTGTTGAGGGGAAGATGCACGGTTTCTTAAGGATGTACTGGGCTAAAAAGATTCTGGAGTGGACCTCCTCACCAGAGGAGGCGCTGTCCATTGCTCTGTACCTGAACGATCGCTACGAGCTGGATGGCCAGGACCCGAACGGCTTTGTCG GCTGCATGTGGTCTATTTGTGGCGTCCACGACCAAGGCTGGGCAGAGAGAGCTGTCTTTGGGAAAATCCGCTACATGAACTACAAAGGGTGCCTTCGAAAGTTCAACGTTGCACAGTTTGAGAAAAAGTACTTTCCCAAAAACCTTTGA